In Paraglaciecola sp. T6c, the sequence AATCGCGAATTGTGTATTCAAGACCCTCAGCCCGTTAATGGCTTTTTCGAAGTCAGTGAAACCCCAGGCATTGGTATCGATCTCAACGATGAGATTGTTTACCGCTCGCCGCATATGGAAGTGAAATAAATCTTGCAAGCATAATAACATGAGCACTGTGCCACCAGTCGAGGGGCACAGTGCTGAGTGATTCAATATTCTCGTTTTTCAGCTTTACCGATCGTATCTTTTCTTGTTGTGACATTATTTTTTGTCCAATCCCATTTCATTCTGTTTATCTTTTTGACGTATTTTTAAGCACTATATTGATGCTCTAAAAAGGCGAAGTTTCAGCATTGCCCCTACACTTATGCCTATTACTCCATGGCTTAACGCGTTGTAAATGTATTCTTTTAGCCTTAGGAGCGGCGAGATAAGAAAGGGGGATTTATATGTTGAGACGTCAGTTTTTACATGCATTGGGGCTGGGCGCCGGAGCAGGTTTGGTGAGCATATCGTCTTTATTAAAAGCAGGACCAAAAGCAGTACCTAAGATAGCAAACGCAAATAGTTTTCCTGCACCGAGTGATTGGCAAGCGTTGCGTAATTTGTTTCCATTGACTCGGGACTACATTCAGCTATCAACATTCTTGTTAGCGTCGCATCCCGCACCTGTTTCTCAAGCCATCGAAAAGCACAGACAAGCATTTGATGAGAACCCTTCGGATTACTGGCATGAGCACTTTCTCACTATTGACGGTGAAATAACCCAAGCCGCGGCTGATTATATGGGAGGAGAAGCTCGACACATCGCGTTAACCGACAGCACCACTATGGGGTTAGGCTTGATTTATAGTGGATTAAAATTGCAGCAAGGGGACGAAATTCTGCAAACCGTGCACGACCATTACTCCACTGATATGTCGTTGGTGCACCGGGCTAAACGCACTGGGGCCACGGTTAAGCGCATCGCTCTGTATGACGAGCCAGCGCAAGTCAACGTGGATCAGGTGTTAAAGCGATTGCGCGATGCTATTAGCCAGCGAACAAAAGTGGTTGCGGCTACGTGGGTGCATTCATCCACTGGTGTAAAGCTGCCTATTCGGGCTATGGCTGATACCATCATCAAGATTAATCAGCAGCGTAAAGGTGATCAACAGATACTGTTTTGCATTGATGGCGTTCACGGGTTTGGTATTGAGGATCAAGATATTAGCCAGTTAGGGTGTGACTTTTTCGTCGCTGGCACTCACAAATGGATATTTGGCCCAAGGGGCACAGGTGTTGTGTGGGGAAATGAACGGGCGTGGGCTCAAAGCGAGCCGGTTATTCCTAGTTTCAGTGAGTCTTACAATGTTTGGCTAGGGTCAACGACGCAAGATAACGTGCCGATTGGCGATCATATGTCCCCTGGGGGTTTTCACTCCTTCGAGCATCGCTGGGCTTTGCCAGAAGCATTCAAATTACACCTTCAGTTGGGCAAAGCGAACGTTCAAAAGCGCATTCATCAACTTAATGCACAAACCAAGAAAGGGTTAGCAGAAATGTCGCATGTGACATTGTATACACCCCATGACAGTGCACTTTCATCTGGCCTAGTGTGTTTCGACGTGAAGGGACTAGCGCCGCAAGCCGTAGTAGAAAAGATGCATGCTAAAGGTATTATTATGAGTAGTACGCCTTATCGGCAAAGCTATGCGCGCTTCGCACCATCCTTGCTGAACAACGAACAGGAAATAGAATTGGCGCTGGCTGAAATTCGTGCCCTGGCGTAGCGCTAGAAATAGAGCGGGTAAAGATCGCTAGAACCTTTGCGGGCTAAAAGCAAAAAAAAGGGGATGATATAAATATCATCCCCTTTTCGCTTCCCTTGCCTGCTTTACGCGGCGTCTGTGTGCGCTTCTGGTTCACCTTTGACGAGCTGTTGATTTGCATCAAGCAGTTCCATATCAAAGGTGTACTCATCAACACGCACGGCTAGTTGTCGCTTATTATTATAATCGATTACGCGAGCGTATTCGTTTGCGCTTAGTTCACCGTTTTCATGCAGCTTAGTCACTGCATTTTCAAAGGAAACAAACGGGACCACTGGATCCTTACGGAGTGCTTTTTGCACAACTTTAAGGATAGGCATGACATCGTGCTTTGCAGCAAATGCTTCTTGGTTGATGTGATTACCATCACCAGGAATAACCTTAACCAAGTGGGTTAAATCTGCCATGATCGAGCTTTGCGCCATAGTGGCATCAGAAAGCTGTCGTTTTAGTTTGTCAGATATGGCCGGAACTGAGCGCGTATAAGTGTTAGTTAATACACGCATCAAACCACGAGTGGCTGTGTTCGGGAAGTTACTGACGAATTCATTCAAAGCCTGCTCACCCTGCAATAAACACCACTGAATGGCGTATTCGAAATAAGGCTTGGCTTCAACTCGGTTTGTTACCCGTTGCTCGTAAAAACGAACCACCGCCATGGAGGCATATAAGTAACTCATCACATCACCCAAACGTGCCGATAGCATTTCGGCTTTCTTCAAATCACCGCCAAGGACAAGTAGCGATAAATCAGCAAG encodes:
- a CDS encoding aminotransferase class V-fold PLP-dependent enzyme, with the protein product MLRRQFLHALGLGAGAGLVSISSLLKAGPKAVPKIANANSFPAPSDWQALRNLFPLTRDYIQLSTFLLASHPAPVSQAIEKHRQAFDENPSDYWHEHFLTIDGEITQAAADYMGGEARHIALTDSTTMGLGLIYSGLKLQQGDEILQTVHDHYSTDMSLVHRAKRTGATVKRIALYDEPAQVNVDQVLKRLRDAISQRTKVVAATWVHSSTGVKLPIRAMADTIIKINQQRKGDQQILFCIDGVHGFGIEDQDISQLGCDFFVAGTHKWIFGPRGTGVVWGNERAWAQSEPVIPSFSESYNVWLGSTTQDNVPIGDHMSPGGFHSFEHRWALPEAFKLHLQLGKANVQKRIHQLNAQTKKGLAEMSHVTLYTPHDSALSSGLVCFDVKGLAPQAVVEKMHAKGIIMSSTPYRQSYARFAPSLLNNEQEIELALAEIRALA